ttacaggtgtacacaGAGCCCATGCATTTTCTTACTTTGAGTCTCACAACAACTCTACGATACAGGCAGTAGAGGTGCAGTTAAGTCCAGTTATCTTGACCGGGAAACAGACGAGGTGGGTTAGCTGACTCGCCAGGAACAAACCCAAGTTAAAGGGCAGAGCCGGCTCTGAAGGGCAGGgccttctgtctttttttcttagtgagtCTAGCTAAGGGTTTAtcaatttcatttatctttcttaaaaaatagctCTTATTTTCGTTGATCTTTTCTACTGTGTTTTGTCTGTATTTCATTGCAGCCACTGTgagctttattatttccttcctcctcctgactTTTGGCTTTCTGATTCCAGCCAGGGCTGGCTCCAGCCGATGTCCACTGCGAGGCTTGGAGAATGGCTTGTTCACATGCTGtggataattttttaataaatattatttacatcaGTGGagtaggaaaggaaagaaggtgaAACTCAATCTCTGTTGCTATTTAAAAGATGATTTCTCAAAGGAGCGTAAAGGGTGGAGTAACACTATTGAATTTAAGGGAAAGTTATGCTCATAATCAGATTTTAGGGAGAAGAACTCGTGTTTCCTTGTCTTCTAAAAGGGTGTCGAACGCCAAGTGGCCtcgtggtacatttatacaaccCATTTTATCTTGGTATTTCTTtaatccatattttaaattttttttgtcataaaATGGCAGTGTTTTCTATTAAATTGCATTTGTTTATGAACCTGGAATTTATTATCTCTGCGTTGACCTAATGGATAGTGAGCCCTCTCATCTGAGATGACAGTCTCTCGGCTGCTTTcagatttatgtaaataaaaccaGTTGTGTTGCTTTATTGGCATGTAAGTTGCCTCTATTTCATGAccagtaatttttctttaaaagtctagattttttagttttaatatcaCCATGCAAATTAATTCTTCaggttgtgtttgttttctgatacACATTAAAAATGCTTGCGGTGTGAACTGTGGAAGTGATTTAATATTAAGCAAGGCATCCTGAAACATCTGcctaagtgattttttaaaattgtcctGCAGAATATGAACAGTGTGAAAATGGGTTTTAGTTTGGGATACTGTTCTTTGTATTCAGTTAATAGTTTGCCTCGCTCACAAGGCATAAACCAGTAGCCTTGGGCAGCTGTCCAAATGGCCACTTTGATATTTGAAACTCACATAGAATTTCATATTTTACAGTCTGGAAAAAGTCTCTGAAAGAAAAGTGGAATGCCAAGTCGGTGTATGTGGTGGGAAATGCTACTGCTTCTCTAGGTAAGCAATTAAGATACAAGTAAAACACCAAAGAATGACTGTGATGTTGTGAttataatgagaaatatatatCTCTGGTCTTCATCCCTATTCCTGAcaacagagctcctaaaacctttggaatttcctaaatgATAAGAAAGATAAAGACGTCTTTTGTTGTTCACAACACACCTCTTTCAACTCCACCTGAGTTGACTTTAATGAGGTGATTTTGGTCACCAGTGACCGATGATTTGATCAGCCAGGCCTATGTAACGGAGCTGCtgtaaaaacccaaaaggacagtAGCATGGAGGGGTTCTGGTGGTagtgttttccacatttttacaGACAGTCTGgaatttatgtattctttttaaagcacaaaatgtaaacaatgaatgattaaaaattaacattaacatttttgaatTACTTAACACTTAGCAATTGCAATTAAATGAACCTATAACTTTGGTTCAAAACAGTTCAGTTTGTCCAAGTGAAtattaaaatttggggggagggtgcagtGTGAATGAAAAAAGTTTAAGGATTAAAAGCGCTTTTTCGGAAGAACGGAATGAGGTTGGGGAAGAGACCAGCCGGGAGTGGCTGGGCTAAGTAAGAGATGACCGGTGGTACGTGGCTTCTGTGGGCGGCGTGACCCCTCCACCGGGTCAGCACATCAGCCGGGAGCGGAATCAGCACCTTGGTTGCCAAGGGAGCCACCCCCACTGTCCTACATCCCCCCCAAAGATAAGCTAAGAATTGGCTTGTactttctttaattatttctatttttctggcagaagaggaaagaaaataatataggtAATTTCTGGCTTATACCAAAAATTCAACTGTCAAATTCAGTGCACTTGTGAATTTTCCTATTTTGACCTTGTACTCCAGATTCACACTTCCCCATGTTAGCTGATAAATAATTTCGAGCTGTCCCATGACCTTCAGTTTGATTCAGGAGTATATACTTCACATTTTGATCTCGCTGTTCTGTCAAATGagaaggaaactagaaaaaagaaaatggtgagaCACCGGTGAGAAATCTGTCTGAGACTTGGAGCAGTGGAGGCTGGGCCCTCACCAGCTACAGCCTGGGTGCCAGAGCTTTTGTCTCAGCTGGGCACTTCGTTGGCCTCAAGCAGCTCCCTGTTTATTGGGTCATGAAGGGAAAGGACATGTTCTAAATGTTGGAAACATAATTTCAAAGGAGGGATGAAATCAGAGATTTGGCAGTTGTAAAAAATCTTTTGGGAGAAACCATACCCTGTCTTCACATGAAGATCAATAACCCAACTTTTGAAAAGTTCTATTTTAGTTTACCTTTCCAGACATGATGGACAAAAGGGGCTGCCTTTAGTGGTTTCTGTTCACCTGAATCTCAGCAAGAGCCTGGAGACCTAGAGGAGGTTGAGCACTGACAGCTAGAGGAGACCAGGCCCCATGTGTTTGTCATCTTGGCTGTGTAACagattaccccaaaacttagcatCTAGAAACAATAAGCATTTAATATCTCACAGCTTCTGTGGGTCAGAGATGGCTTAGTTGGGTCCTTCTGGCCCAGGGTCTCTCACCAGGCTGCAGATACCCCAGCTTGGCGAGGGGAGGGTCTACTTCCAAGATCACGCACAGGGAcccacctcccagctcccacATGTGGGCATCTCTGAAGGGCTTCTCACGGCATTGCAGCTGGCTTCTCCTGTTGTGAGACAGTCCAAGAGCCAGCACCCAGGACAGAAGCCACAGTCTTGTACAACCTAATCATGGAAGTGATGTTGCATCTCCTTTTTGTTTGAATCGAGCTAGTAAGTCCAGTCCACACTCATGGGGAGGGCTTGATGCAGGGGTGTGGGTACCAGCAGTCACTGGGGCCAGTTCATGGCACACAGGAGCCCTCTGATCACACTGGGCGCACGAGCTTCTGGCTCTCCAGCGGCTGTGAACCAAATCAGGAAAGCTGACCATTTTAAGCAAAGAGAGGAAACAGTAGAAATGTTTCTCAaagtggaaatgaaaacagggtcCAGTGAGCAACACAGGGTCTCGTTGTGGAAGCCCAGCGAGAAGAGGTGCTCGTGCATCTTCGTAAACGTCGTGACTTGACCTGCAGTTTTGTACATGTTACTGATTGCTGATAGTGGAGAAAAGCACACACTGTATCTTTGCTCTTGGGCTGTGTGGAATCTCACGAGAACATTATTTTGACTAGATAATTTATGCTTATTTCAATAAGACtgagccagccccaggcccttCCTTCATCAACATCCCCTGCAGAGTGTTCCCCGTCTGGAAAAGTGCCCGGGAGCCTGGGGGTCGGCTCCTTGCTCAGTTCATGAACAGGAGTCTCACAGGAGTGGTGGGTGCAGCCCCTGTGGTCCTGGGGTCCCTCTTGGCAGGTCATTATGAAACCTCACCTCCCTTCCTTTCTATCTCAGCCCAGCCATGTCAGCACAGGACCCCTTTCTGGAGGAGGGCGGCCTCGTCTCCCTAACAGAACGAGGCCACTGACGCCTTCTGATCGCCCCAGGCGCTCGCCACCTCCTGCCTGGCTGCTGAGAATGCCACCTTCCCGGCTCTCCTCCCTGGTGGCCAGCAGCTTGCTCTCGTCATCTCGTATAACCCTTAAAACAGTCCCGTCTGGTTGGTGTCTTCCCCTCCTGCACACGAGCTGGGTGGCTCTCAGAGGAATTGGAGGTCACCCCAAGcctcccctcctggctccccCACGGCGACAGGATGCTGCCATGTCCCCGCACCAGCTTTCAAGGGGAGGCTTTCTCCGTGCCATTTTTAAAGCACGTGCCTCTGTATTTGCACACTAAGAAAACAACACCAGCACAGAAGGACTTTAACAGCCatggaaagaaatgtattttgttactgttttccagtgaataAAATGGGCCTGCACACAGAGGGAGAAAACTGTGGAAACGCGGAAAAGCTTGCAGAATACATTTGTTCCAGTAAGTAGAAACACGGCACCCCAAATGAAGCCCATTTATTTTTGTTCGCTGGTCTCACAATCCCCACCACCTCGGGAAAGGGCTGTTTCCTCAGTGCCTCCACCTGATCACTCTCCTTCCAAAGATGAGCTCCAGCCGCGGAGTCGTTCAGCCCTTTGGAAATCCTCAGGCTGTGCTCTCCTGAGCCCAGGGGACGTGCCTTCGTCAGCTTTGGGGTCCCAATCTCACTGACTGACCCCTctcctgcccgccccccccccaacgcCCTGCCTAAAACAGTTCACTGGGGTCCAGCAAACGTGGCCCAGGAATGTCTGTGTGCCAGGCTGTCTCCAGGGCCGACGATTTGGCTGCACGCACAGCTGGTGCATTAGTTCTGCAAGGCGAGGAAAGGAACCCGAGTCATTCCTCATCCTCAGGTCCAGAGCCATCGAGCTGGTGCTCCTTGCTTTGCAAACACGAGGCAGAATCGATCAGTGAGTGTCACTTCTGAGACACCACGCCGGTGTTGTGGTTAAGTGACTGAAGGcttggagggtgggtgggagcaCCTTCTGCCCTCATCTCGGAGGGTCCTGGCCTGCGTTCTTTGCAAAACCTCTGTTCCTTGCTCTGAGTTACCACCAGCATGTCTGTGGTTCCTAATAAATCTTCAGTTCGCAATTAGAATATCCAAGTAAGACTCCGTCTTCACTACTAACGGGGACTTTCACCTTGGCTTCACCCAGGCGTTAATGATTTTCTTCCCCAGGAAACATTGAGGCTTGATTTTAAAAGCTAAGAGTC
This genomic interval from Camelus ferus isolate YT-003-E chromosome 11, BCGSAC_Cfer_1.0, whole genome shotgun sequence contains the following:
- the UROS gene encoding uroporphyrinogen-III synthase isoform X4, with amino-acid sequence MKVLLLKDPKEDDRGQDPYIRELGLYGLEATLIPVLSFEFLSLPSFLEKLSQPDSYGGLIFTSPRAVEAVELCLEKDNKAEVWKKSLKEKWNAKSVYVVGNATASLVNKMGLHTEGENCGNAEKLAEYICSRLFPQCLHLITLLPKMSSSRGVVQPFGNPQAVLS